The Podospora pseudocomata strain CBS 415.72m chromosome 1 map unlocalized CBS415.72m_1, whole genome shotgun sequence genome has a segment encoding these proteins:
- a CDS encoding uncharacterized protein (COG:S; EggNog:ENOG503NYJZ), translating into MRHPTRDGLAWDDNGLGPVARWTRQPDIEAVERVCRRALNINHTVDCNVHLHANGEFSKLYAVDSIRGKHIIRISLPVDPGNKTLGEVFTLRLVHRMTDIPVPKVIAWDETVNNELGFEWLLMEMMPGRLAYYRWRKMTDTQKEILTKRVAEFHTQLLRCGNLGQGFRSIGTLGTGPNADYNTAVTPSPGPIVDSVFFSGPRSSYPVARGPFESSHDWLRAYLDLIITEHTNALAKAKTDDDKEHAEMVLRLARKLLRMVHKIFPSLVFPPEHTVLWHDDLSLKNLLVDDNGRITGAIGWECVSTMPRWMACQMPAFLRGASRKQKPSRDSYTNLAPRPSASSTSDEDHLDNEGKTELYWIHLMEYDQTRLREVYQSRMTQLLGPEWEKDVDEARLKVDFLGAVSRCGTQFYPVRVEQWVDAIDRKEFISLMQVLRTGIKKEKRPATPSGNAAPSKVHYERPASSTPSRVQQEIQRHERMHLAGSGNPTASVIFRTGSPTKTAAMTGSWTPSRPSSVNSHRPTTSWRGSVSGVSGAHLETPQSPVSVHVRRRSSDGISLTSLELPNPKSPVNVHIRRNSGSTCVSTTSSIVSGTTNSSSKLG; encoded by the exons ATGCGGCACCCGACCCGGGATGGTCTTGCCTGGGACGACAATGGTCTCGGCCCGGTCGCGAGGTGGACCAGACAACCCGACATCGAAGCCGTCGAGCGTGTATGTCGCCGTgccctcaacatcaaccacactGTCGACTGCAACGTCCACCTGCATGCCAATGGCGAGTTCAGCAAACTTTATGCCGTCGACAGCATCCGCGGCAAGCACATCATccgcatctccctccccgtcgaCCCCGGGAACAAGACCCTCGGCGAAGTCTTCACTCTGCGACTGGTGCATCGCATGACCGACATTCCCGTGCCCAAAGTCATTGCATGGGATGAGACTGTCAACAATGAGCTTGGGTTCGAATGGCTCctgatggagatgatgccCGGCAGGCTAGCTTACTATCGCTGGCGCAAGATGACTGACACCCAGAAAGAGATACTTACCAAGCGCGTGGCAGAGTTCCATACCCAGCTGCTCCGCTGCGGCAATCTGGGTCAGGGTTTCAGATCGATTGGAACGCTGGGAACGGGCCCGAATGCCGACTACAACACCGCAGTCACACCCTCGCCTGGCCCCATTGTTGACagcgtcttcttctctgggCCACGCTCCAGTTACCCTGTGGCCCGTGGCCCCTTTGAATCCAGTCATGACTGGCTTCGAGCCTATCTTGACCTCATCATCACGGAGCACACAAATGCTCTTGCCAAAGCCAAGACTGATGACGACAAGGAACATGCCGAAATGGTGCTCCGGCTGGCTCGCAAACTGCTAAGAATGGTTCATAAAATATTCCCTTCCTTGGTTTTCCCGCCAGAGCATACCGTGCTTTGGCACGACGATCTCTCGTTGAAGAACCTTCTTGTAGACGACAATGGCCGCATAACAGGTGCGATTGGATG GGAATGTGTATCGACCATGCCACGCTGGATGGCTTGTCAGATGCCTGCATTCCTTCGAGGCGCAAGCCGGAAGCAGAAGCCCAGCAGGGACAGTTATACAAATCTGGCTCCGCGCCCGTCAGCTTCTTCCACTTCTGACGAAGACCACTTGGACAATGAAGGAAAGACGGAGCTTTATTGGATCCACCTGATGGAGTATGACCAGACCCGGCTGCGCGAGGTTTATCAATCTCGAATGACACAGCTCTTGGGCCCTGAGTGGGAGAAGGATGTCGACGAAGCCCGGCTCAAGGTTGACTTTCTTGGAGCAGTGTCTCGATGCGGCACCCAGTTTTATCCTGTCAGAGTAGAACAGTGGGTTGACGCCATAGATCGCAAGGAGTTCATCTCGTTGATGCAAGTCTTGCGTACGGGcatcaaaaaagaaaagcgACCCGCGACGCCTAGCGGCAATGCCGCCCCAAGCAAAGTGCACTACGAGaggccagccagcagcacGCCCAGCAGAGTTCAACAAGAGATTCAAAGACACGAAAGGATGCATCTTGCTGGATCAGGAAACCCCACCGCTTCGGTTATTTTCAGGACCGGGAGCCCTACCAAAACGGCCGCGATGACAGGCAGCTGGACTCCATCTAGACCCAGTTCTGTCAACAGCCACCGTCCCACAACATCATGGAGAGGCTCGGTCTCGGGCGTCTCCGGAGCGCATCTGGAAACGCCCCAGAGTCCTGTTAGCGTACATGTCCGTCGAAGGTCGTCGGACGGAATATCATTGACCAGCTTGGAACTGCCCAATCCCAAGAGCCCAGTCAACGTGCATATTCGACGCAACTCGGGGTCAACTTGTGTGTCAACCACTTCGTCCATCGTTTCCGGAACGACTAATTCCTCATCGAAGCTGGGATAG
- a CDS encoding uncharacterized protein (EggNog:ENOG503NYC7; COG:O): protein MEHGIFPDRFGKFSPSFFSQAQRRREQPQHQSTGASGHPDDSTDRTTAKFFQHTSAPRISSDAVIAASLKRQYPSLQLTTVPVDNVDILAYASNVPDDVASFHQVEPESSVFPADLKWNYYLPPARRLDGSKGGIATDLHFGKFLYRYKGAEFIVYLAECRDGSSYYPPIVNYYILSSPPEVHLVESLLMTAGHSAFELKDEIWVFDGGWWQKSRELFDSVQKSSWDNVILDEDMKKALIDDHTSFFASRGQYERLKVPWKRGLIYWGPPGNGKTISIKAMMKTLSEREEKVPSLYVRNFVSYGGPEYAISMIFAKARQYAPCYLIFEDLDSLVTDGVRSYFLNEIDGLKSNDGIFIVGSTNHLERLDPGLSKRPSRFDRKYFFPDPNLEQRVAYCKFWQGKLKSNKDLEFPDSLCKAIAEITDGFSFAYIQEAFVAALLVIARDSETLDLGSALEVGSEDDWVSVDVPDSNGGGDDTDLEKLILWVEIKKQIEILRQGMGEERQRRVRFQ from the exons ATGGAACACGGCATTTTCCCCGACCGGTTTGGGAAGTTCTCcccgagcttcttctcccagGCCCAACGCCGCCGTGAACAGCCACAGCACCAATCAACTGGCGCCAGCGGACACCCAGACGATTCGACAGATCGGACCACCGCCAAATTCTTCCAGCACACATCGGCTCCCCGTATCTCTTCCGACGCTGTCATTGCTGCGTCTCTCAAGCGCCAGTACCCTTCACTTCAATTGACTACCGTGCCCGTGGACAATGTCGACATTCTGGCTTATGCCTCCAACGTCCCTGACGATGTCGCAAGTTTCCATCAGGTGGAACCGGAGTCCTCTGTATTTCCGGCCGACCTGAAATGGAACTATTACCTCCCGCCCGCCAGGCGACTGGACGGTTCCAAAGGGGGCATTGCCACGGATTTGCACTTTGGCAAATTCCTGTATCGTTACAAGGGTGCAGAGTTCATTGTGTATCTGGCTGAATGTCGAGACGGATCGAGTTATTATCCCCCTATCGTCAACTACTACATTCTGTCTTCTCCTCCCGAGGTCCACTTGGTTGAGAGTTTGTTGATGACTGCGGGGCATTCGGCGTTTGAGCTCAAGGATGAGATCTGGGTCTTcgatggagggtggtggcaaAAGTCGAGGGAGCTGTTTGACAGCGTCCAAAAGTCGAGCTGGGACAATGTCATCTTGGATGAAGACATGAAGAAAGCGCTGATTGACGACCACACGAGCTTCTTTGCCTCCAGGGGCCAGTATGAAAGGCTCAAGGTGCCTTGGAAAAGAGGACTTATCTACTGGGGTCCTCCCGGGAACGGAAAGACGATCAGCATCAAGGCCATGATGAAGACGCTTagtgagagggaggagaaggtgccGTCGTTGTACGTGAGAAACTTTGTTTCG TATGGCGGCCCTGAATACGCCATCTCCATGATCTTTGCCAAAGCAAGGCAGTATGCGCCTTGCTACCTGATCTTTGAGGATCTCGACTCGCTGGTGACAGATGGCGTGCGAAGCTACTTTTTGAACGAGATTGATGGTCTCAAGAGCAATGATGGCATCTTTATCGTGGGCAGCACGAACCATCTGGAAAGACTGGACCCCGGCCTTTCG AAACGTCCCTCTAGATTCGACAGAAAGTACTTCTTTCCGGACCCCAATCTGGAGCAGCGCGTCGCATACTGCAAATTTTGGCAAGGCAAGCTGAAGAGCAACAAAGACCTCGAGTTTCCCGACAGCCTGTGCAAAGCTATTGCCGAGATCACGGACGGCTTCAGCTTCGCCTACATCCAAGAGGCGTTTGTGGCGGCGCTGCTTGTCATTGCAAGAGATTCGGAGACGTTAGATCTTGGCTCCGCCCTGGAGGTGGGATCAGAGGACGACTGGGTCAGCGTTGATGTCCCTGATagcaatggtggtggcgacgaCACCGACTTGGAGAAGCTGATCTTGTGggtggagatcaagaagcagatCGAGATTCTGAGGCAAggaatgggggaggagaggcagcGGAGGGTTCGGTTTCAGTAG
- a CDS encoding uncharacterized protein (EggNog:ENOG503NXB7; COG:S) codes for MGLGTERRLLDNNDGGLSDDPYLSDSDDPEASAILFDADYDHDDTVAPLMLRRLVPRGGQGGGGPSRDDGGDNSGGHGQSASFLPRPDPAMPVYITIHRIRRLVIAAVNDNYTLEELRAPRLDRLVVRPLVDRLYNPNDPAIVYSLLANRVQFLRPRAHELLQQTVNESRATLCELLAIRILRRFHEDHTGRSGLLLLAHILVSGFDPCDAAPEVIRARRPQWAVQERGGHERKLTGLELAIISESKLFIGSPACQRVVDAVYRGIVVYTPLSFVDILPDHYKHHPVSLYEPRRAAILNHHRLIVPRIRNGIELLHFIVLLVLYMLTVTHYGFGKHLAGLHVNTYETLFNVFAAGWVLEQFAAIVEHGWEVHAQNLWSFLDITFVFIYGAYGLVRTVELLISSDAFYAMPVLCTAAPVLLTRIAFTLMPDNIVFIALHAMMRDFTRLTFIAIWCFAGFVMGLLLLARTTGDEKLEGSVTWATITKWLLWIWFGLDGTGIERASDFHIILGPTLIITFAFLGNTLFLTILVAILTNTFSKIISNEAAEIQFRRAVLTFQGVKSDAIFSYPPPFNLLALLIMLPLKWFVGPVVFHHVNVAVIRAVNAPLLLLIGLWERRRIWGGRRGRNSRWRKWKYFAGLNPHGDIQNIFSAEPPPEVMDALEKMDVLSDIVVIDRELASARSPRPSSASGSGSGTPLSSISVRRRKMSDSSSLRRFEGADR; via the exons ATGGGTCTGGGAACCGAGCGCAGACTGctcgacaacaacgacggTGGCTTGAGTGACGACCCTTACTTGAGCGACAGCGACGATCCCGAAGCATCCGCTATCCTCTTTGACGCCGACTACGACCACGACGACACCGTGGCGCCGCTTATGCTAAGGCGCCTCGTCCCGCGcggaggacaaggaggaggcggcccAAGTCGAGATGATGGCGGCGACAACAGCGGAGGACATGGTCAGAGTGCCTCGTTCCTGCCCAGGCCCGACCCTGCCATGCCCGTATATATCACGATTCACCGAATTCGCCGGCTCGTCATTGCCGCCGTCAATGACAACTACACGCTCGAGGAGCTGAGGGCTCCACGGCTGGACAGACTGGTTGTGAGGCCACTGGTGGACAGGCTGTACAATCCCAATGATCCCGCCATCGTGTACTCCCTCCTTGCGAACCGTGTCCAATTCCTGCGTCCCCGCGCCCAcgagcttcttcaacaaacTGTCAACGAATCCCGTGCCACCCTCTGCGAACTCTTAGCAATCCGCATCCTCCGCCGCTTCCACGAAGATCACACCGGTCGATCTggcctgttgttgctggcccACATTCTCGTGTCCGGCTTTGACCCCTGCGACGCAGCCCCTGAAGTCATCCGCGCACGCCGTCCACAATGGGCTGTTCAGGAACGAGGCGGCCACGAACGAAAGTTGACAGGTCTCGAGCTGGCCATCATTTCCGAGTCCAAGCTGTTCATAGGCTCCCCTGCCTGTCAGCGCGTCGTCGATGCCGTCTACCGTGGCATAGTCGTGTACACCCCCCTCTCGTTTGTCGACATCTTGCCCGATCACTACAAGCACCATCCAGTCTCCTTGTACGAACCCCGTCGTGCGGCCAttctcaaccaccatcgcctGATCGTTCCCCGGATCCGAAACGGCATCGAGCTCCTGCACTTTATCGTTCTGCTTGTCCTTTACATGCTGACGGTGACACACTATGGGTTTGGGAAGCATCTGGCCGGCCTCCATGTCAACACGTACGAAACGCTCTTCAACGTGTTTGCCGCGGGGTGGGTGTTAGAGCAGTTTGCCGCCATTGTGGAACATGGATGGGAAGTGCACGCGCAGAACCTGTGGTCTTTCCTCGACATCACCTTTGTGTTCATCTATGGGGCGTACGGGCTGGTCAGGACGGTGGAGCTGTTGATTAGTAGCGATGCGTTCTACGCCATGCCTGTACTTTGCACGGCTGCACCTGTGTTGCTGACGAGGATTGCGTTTACGCTGATGCCGGACAACATTGTGTTTATTGCATTGCATGCCATGATGAGAGACTTTACTCGGCTGACGTTTATCGCCATTTGGTGTTTTGCCGGTTTTGTGATGGGCCTTTTGCTGCTGGCAAGGACGACGGGGGATGAAAAGCTGGAGGGAAGTGTGACATGGGCCACCATCACAAAGTGGCTCTTGTG GATTTGGTTCGGTCTTGATGGTACCGGCATCGAGCGCGCCTCTGACTTCCACATCATTCTCGGTCCGACCCTCATCATTACCTTTGCCTTTCTGGGCAACactctcttcctcaccattCTCGTCGCCATCCTgaccaacaccttctccaagATCATCTCCAACGAGGCGGCCGAGATCCAGTTCCGCCGGGCTGTTCTTACCTTTCAAGGCGTCAAGTCGGATGCCATCTTTTCATACCCCCCGCCGTTTAACCTCTTGGCTCTTCTCATCATGCTGCCGCTCAAGTGGTTTGTTGGACCCGTAGTTTTCCATCACGTCAACGTTGCCGTGATCAGAGCGGTCAATGCAcctttgctgttgctgattgGACTTTGGGAGCGGCGCAGGATATGGGGTGGCAGAAGGGGCCGCAACAGCAGGTGGCGGAAGTGGAAGTACTTTGCGGGTCTGAATCCGCATGGTGACATTCAGAATATCTTCAGCGCGGAGCCACCACCGGAGGTCATGGATGCGCTGGAAAAGATGGACGTATTGAGCGATATTGTGGTTATTGATAGGGAACTGGCCAGTGCGCGATCTCCCCGTCCATCGAGTGCTAGTGGAAGCGGCAGTGGGACGCCACTGTCTTCGATTAGtgtcaggaggaggaagatgagcgATAGCAGCAGCCTAAGAAGGTTCGAGGGAGCCGACAGATGA
- a CDS encoding uncharacterized protein (COG:O; CAZy:GH128; EggNog:ENOG503P0D3): protein MGRFSSIAISALLLSPVLGQTESPAAVPVKKNPKRGLVSTPNEFFPRDDFIWSDPSSPLSWYWNFAPDVTEAYANFSQSEFEFVPSMWGAYTPNGTDTYFLGNLTEKFSKRKPSHVLTFNLPDQSFEYGGSEMTPEIAARTWVNNILPLREEHGIKVGFPTVSDPRGGWVDPFLKNCSKMNDGHGCEFDFVPLHSFGGFGTLKDNIGKWQSKFPEKPLWVTEYGFHDQNEAETQKFFNESLKYLEEHQAVARYSWFGAFRKTKSNVGEEMAMLDQRGNLTDIGNWYLDRAAALRTPEGVLAAACTLENPCGGSGAAGRASYVGVAGIVIGLFQLGVTFWM, encoded by the exons ATGGGGCGGTTTTCCTCTATCGCCATTTCGGCACTGTTGCTGTCACCTGTTTTGGGCCAGACAGAATCACCTGCGGCAGTTCCAGTCAAGAAGAACCCCAAACGCGGTCTTGTCTCCACGCCCAACGAATTCTTCCCCAGAGATGACTTTATCTGGTCCGATCCTTCATCGCCGCTGTCATGGTACTGGAACTTTGCACCCGATGTTACAGAGGCCTATGCCAACTTCTCTCAATCCGAGTTTGAGTTTGTCCCAAGCATGTGGGGCGCCTACACCCCCAACGGCACAGACACATACTTCTTGGGCAACTTGACCGAGAAGTTCTCCAAGCGAAAGCCCTCTCACGTTCTCACCTTCAACCTGCCTGACCAGTCTTTCGAATATGGAGGCAGTGAGATGACCCCCGAGATTGCCGCGAGGACCTGGGTCAACAACATTCTACCGCTCAGGGAAGAACACGGGATCAAAGTCGGCTTCCCGACCGTCTCGGACccgagaggagggtgggtaGATCCTTTCTTGAAGAACTGCTCCAAGATGAATGATGGACACGGGTGCGAGTTTGACTTTGTGCCACTTCATTCATTCGGCGGTTTCGGGACCTTGAAGGACAACATTGGAAAGTGGCAGTCAAA ATTTCCCGAAAAACCTCTTTGGGTTACTGAGTATGGCTTCCATGACCAGAACGAGGCCGAAACCCAAAAGTTCTTCAACGAAAGTTTAAAGTACTTGGAAGAGCACCAGGCAGTGGCACGGTACTCGTGGTTTGGTGCTTTTAGAAAAACAAAGTCGAATGTAGGGGAGGAAATGGCCATGCTGGACCAGCGAGGCAATCTGACAGACATTGGCAACTGGTATCTGGACCGCGCCGCTGCTCTCAGGACCCCAGAGGGTGTTTTGGCGGCTGCTTGCACCTTGGAGAACCCATGTGGTGGAAGCGGAGCGGCTGGAAGGGCGAGCTATGTGGGTGTGGCTGGAATAGTAATTGGGCTTTTCCAGCTGGGTGTCACTTTCTGGATGTAA
- a CDS encoding uncharacterized protein (COG:Q; EggNog:ENOG503P3H8), which yields MSVYVVTGTNRGIGLEFIRQLSQDHTNIVVACVRSPTSDVGNLQSVIEESKNHNAIILDCDISSAESINRFVETLGKQKILADQKVDFLIHNAALNLKPEMNSLNLEPDVVHQMITANVLGPALLTSALLTAKLLSPKVRIFHISSGLGSMAVSLDHKPRQSAGYSISKAALNMLAVHQAEDIKSHLPGAVVALVDPGWVKTDMGGKNAIYEPSESVGNMLKILHDLKESNNGEYFHHSGRNVPW from the coding sequence ATGTCAGTCTACGTCGTCACCGGAACAAACCGCGGTATTGGGTTGGAATTCATCCGCCAACTGTCACAAGACCACACCAACATCGTTGTCGCTTGTGTCCGCTCCCCCACCTCCGATGTCGGCAATTTGCAGTCCGTGATCGAGGAATCCAAGAATCACAATGCCATCATACTGGACTGCGATATTTCCTCAGCAGAGTCGATCAACCGGTTTGTAGAAACGTTGGGAAAGCAAAAGATTTTGGCGGACCAAAAAGTAGACTTCTTGATTCACAATGCCGCTCTGAACCTCAAACCAGAGATGAACTCGTTGAACCTTGAGCCTGATGTTGTCCATCAAATGATCACCGCCAACGTTCTCGGTCCGGCTCTCCTTACTTCGGCATTGCTCACGGCCAAACTGCTATCGCCAAAAGTGAGAATCTTCCACATCTCTTCGGGTTTGGGAAGCATGGCTGTGAGTCTTGACCACAAGCCACGACAGAGTGCAGGCTACTCCATCAGCAAGGCTGCTCTCAACATGCTTGCCGTCCACCAAGCAGAGGACATCAAATCGCACCTCCCAGGGGCAGTTGTGGCACTGGTGGATCCGGGCTGGGTGAAGACGGACATGGGCGGGAAAAATGCCATATACGAGCCCAGTGAGAGCGTTGGCAATATGCTCAAGATTCTGCACGACCTAAAGGAGTCAAACAATGGGGAGTATTTTCATCACTCTGGCAGAAATGTGCCCTGGTGA
- a CDS encoding uncharacterized protein (EggNog:ENOG503NV29; COG:S): protein MFTMGQFYETIPESLVKWILAQKVFWVATAPLSPEGHVNISPKGGPYFGILDTKTFWYLDLSGSGNETISHLYEKNNGRITVMFNAFEGPPRIVRLFGHGTVLENGTDSFNTFVKKHEVRLLPGARSIILVHVHQVGSSCGFSVPYFEFKDWRTTLNEFFARKADRFDKGDSKESIEKYWALKNSESVDGLPGLDIARKTAKEDGIVPLTKMVGAGATHGGQRTRKQLSFGVLHLALVAVIASFATVFLQPCLASF from the exons ATGTTCACAATGGGGCAGTTTTACGAAACAATTCCCGAGTCGCTTGTCAAATGGATACTGGCCCAAAAAGTGTTTTGGGTGGCCACCGCCCCTCTGTCGCCGGAAGGACATGTCAACATATCTCCTAAAGGCGGCCCCTATTTCGGCATCCTCGACACCAAGACTTTCTGGTACCTCGATCTCAGTGGTTCCGGCAATGAGACCATATCTCATCTGTACGAAAAGAATAACGGACGGATAACCGTCATGTTCAACGCATTTGAAGGGCCACCACGCATCGTCCGCCTGTTCGGCCACGGCACAGTGCTCGAAAATGGAACAGACTCCTTCAATACTTTTGTCAAAAAGCACGAGGTCAGGCTCCTTCCCGGAGCAAGAAGCATAATTCTTGTCCATGTGCACCAGGTTGGGAGCAGTTGTGGCTTCTCTGTCCCTTATTTCGAATTCAAAGATTGGCGAACAACCTTGAACGAATTCTTTGCGAGGAAGGCCGACAGGTTTGACAAGGGAGATTCCAAGGAGAGCATAGAGAA GTACTGGGCGCTCAAGAATTCGGAAAGTGTAGATGGTTTGCCAGGCTTAGACATTGCCAGAAAGACAGCCAAGGAAGACGGGATTGTACCTCTCACCAAGATGGTAGGTGCTGGCGCCACACATGGAGGGCAGAGGACACGGAAGCAGCTGTCGTTTGGAGTACTGCATCTTGCCCTTGTGGCGGTTATTGCCTCCTTCGCCACCGTATTTTTGCAGCCGTGTTTGGCGAGCTTTTGA
- a CDS encoding uncharacterized protein (EggNog:ENOG503Q4WC), translating into MKSFLLGLAGKPSPEPEPARTAQAPALKSGTDLADSITEGIKKLSTSDRQNDSPNEPAASNSQDEAAKTRTASPDDREDWSSGDETVVEQTVAHPKQDMIDHIMKSLCTSLDTKITELTQFASLAKTEKAFSVTDLPAAPKKGKTPTADKPREQQEGKETLKEEKKSTEEEEVPKPMKLSDLSKSKKPTSTSAAPPPPPAPAPGAEPEQDFASLMLTAKSQPSAASPSFPATSFGALQLASMPFMASVMTNFPQIEPSSTQRPSQSFSRSIRPTQTPAPYIAPAPSLPLSPAPSPPAGDHPSPPSSAKRNAKRSLDDELQGPTAADLQPHFGHEEVYSRRISGISAPFGFGRPSPRAPTVSSQMPQSRQLHTAPQPRAPNFPPGPPAASRSIPSVDSFFNAPQLPRDSFIPEQELSPKTVGDVATHATARRHLSEAEVEPPEDHDGRRKKARRATSDSPAGLMRSGNKFACPYFKRNPRKYQKWTSCPGPGWEEVHRVKTHLYRRHRLPIQCPRCWDTFEEDTILQNHLQQDPPCTMQQNRIPHEGFTKDQEKKLRSRKKAQPNMTDEDKWVEIYMILFPDDDPDSVPTPCL; encoded by the exons ATGAAGAgctttctcctcggcctggcCGGCAAGCCATCACCGGAACCAGAGCCTGCCCGAACAGCGCAAGCTCCCGCTCTCAAAAGTGGGACTGACCTGGCCGATTCGATCACCGAAGGCATCAAAAAGCTTTCCACATCAGACCGGCAAAATGATTCTCCAAACGAGCCGGCAGCTAGCAATAGCCAAGATGAAGCCGCAAAAACAAGGACGGCCTCACCAGACGACCGGGAGGATTGGAGCTCGGGTGACGAGACGGTCGTCGAGCAGACAGTTGCACATCCCAAGCAGGACATGATTGACCACATCATGAAGAGCTTGTGTACTTCCCTCGACACCAAAATCACTGAGTTGACTCAGTTCGCCAGTCTCGCCAAAACTGAGAAGGCATTCAGTGTCACCGACTTGCCAGCAGCTCCCAAGAAGGGAAAGACACCTACGGCGGACAAGCCTCGAGAGCAGCAGGAAGGCAAAGAGACTctgaaggaggaaaagaagagcaccgaggaggaggaagtacCCAAGCCTATGAAGCTCTCTGACCTGTCTAAATCGAAGAAGCCAACCTCAACGtctgcagctcctcctccacctcctgccCCAGCCCCCGGTGCTGAGCCTGAACAAGACTTTGCCTCGCTCATGCTAACTGCCAAATCTCAACCCTCTGCGGCCTCACCTAGTTTCCCGGCCACCTCTTTTGGCGCATTGCAGTTGGCGAGCATGCCGTTTATGGCCTCGGTCATGACAAATTTCCCTCAAATCGAACCTTCATCTACTCAGCGGCCTTCCCAAAGCTTTTCTCGTTCCATCAGACCGACGCAAACGCCAGCACCATATATCGCACCCGCCCCAAGCTTGCCTCTATCTCCGGCCCCTTCGCCGCCAGCAGGGGatcacccatcaccaccatcctctgCAAAAAGGAATGCCAAGCGATCATTGGATGACGAGCTGCAAGGGCCAACAGCAGCTGATTTGCAGCCTCACTTTGGCCATGAAGAGGTCTATTCACGCAGAATTTCGGGTATTTCGGCTCCTTTTGGGTTTGGCCGTCCCAGTCCGAGAGCGCCCACTGTATCCTCACAGATGCCACAGTCGCGACAACTTCATACGGCTCCGCAACCTCGCGCACCCAACTTCCCACCAGGGCCGCCTGCTGCGTCTAGATCGATCCCGAGTGTCGACTCTTTCTTTAACGCCCCTCAACTTCCGAGAGATTCGTTTATTCCAGAGCAAGAATTATCTCCCAAAACGGTAGGTGATGTTGCTACGCATGCTACTGCAAGGCGGCATCTCAGTGAAGCCGAGGTGGAGCCACCCGAAGACCACGACGGGAGACGCAAAAAGGCACGGCGAGCCACGTCTGATAGCCCCGCCGGGCTGATGAGAAGCGGAAACAAGTTTGCCTGTCCCTACTTCAAGCGGAACCCTCGCAAATATCAGAAATGGACGTCTTGCCCGGGCCCGGGATGGGAGGAAGTTCATCGAGTCAA GACTCATCTTTACAGACGACACAGGCTCCCAATCCAGTGTCCTCGTTGTTGGGACACCTTTGAGGAAGATACTATTCTTCAAAACCATCTCCAACAGGACCCGCCGTGCACCATGCAGCAAAACAGGATTCCACACGAAGGCTTCACCAAGGATCAGGAAAAGAAATTACGAAGCCGCAAAAAGGCCCAGCCAAACATGACGGATGAAGATAAATGGGTTGAGATCTACATGATCCTGTTTCCAGACGATGATCCGGACTCTGTCCCCACACCATGTCTGTGA